Proteins encoded by one window of Salmonirosea aquatica:
- a CDS encoding choice-of-anchor Q domain-containing protein: protein MKSQHLPIQRGRYGAVPCFTWLILLGSLFIQSHQGVAQFNVTNNNNDGAGSLRAAIAAGNATGTDYTISLQTAGPISLTSVLPDITQSCTITGVTSLTPATTTGGTVIERSTAPGVPDFRLFKAITPDKELTLTDIVLQNGVGNEGENKQGGGGVLTDNGVALMMVRCVVRNCLIPQNRHGGGVQVVEGRGTFIDCEFQNNGAPINIPDTRGGAVNIGDNSSGNPDDVTFLRCTFVGNSAERGGGVFSAGAVNFTNCTFDANTGYGGDIYGYTGNADVIGCTFRNNPDVNLFSFFSPYRIINSLFIGATFGGGNTTSLGGNVTNYNGGYVFDQSSDKNNQVIVLGELQQNSGGLVRTFALGACSPAVNAGISSTTQSGITLPTTDANNQPRVGLPDAGSYEFQSPAISGLAAFYCKDAAAVTLMGTPSGGGFTIDNQAATQLDPASLSAGNHTVRYTVTENSCTVFTEQSVEIKPLPNASFTGLAGPYCADAASITLNPATPGGTFSGPGVAGTTFTPANAGSGGTITYTVTVDGCTSTSSQNVTVNPLPNASFAGLAGPYCANASPVTLLPTTPGGTFSGPGMSGNTFAPANAGSGGTITYTVTVDGCTSTSSQNVTVKPLPNTSFSGLASSYCADAAAITLTPTTPGGTFSGPGVADNTFTPANAGSGGTITYTVTVDGCTSTSSQNVTVRPPINLTTSPNTSVVYGYGSSCTTLTASATGGTGTLRLAWSNGATGNSTQVCPTQTTTYTVTATDAAGCSATKIITVTVNDVRCGYGGVKMCQGGRETCVAQYLVPTYLRFGYTLGGCNSSTPARIGYEQAQEVPLSLSLKAYPNPTQDALTVEVLAPVAGMATFELLDVAGRARQVRQQELTEGHNEVEFRLGSLPAGIYLIRAVDAMNRQGVLRISKQ, encoded by the coding sequence ATGAAATCACAACATCTACCAATCCAGCGCGGCCGTTACGGGGCCGTCCCCTGCTTTACTTGGTTGATTCTGCTCGGCAGCCTCTTTATTCAAAGCCATCAGGGCGTAGCGCAATTTAACGTCACGAACAACAACAATGATGGAGCAGGAAGTTTACGGGCCGCTATCGCAGCCGGCAACGCTACCGGGACGGACTATACAATCAGTCTCCAAACAGCTGGTCCGATCAGTCTGACAAGCGTTTTGCCGGATATTACCCAATCCTGCACGATCACAGGGGTGACCTCACTTACTCCTGCGACCACCACAGGTGGAACTGTTATTGAGCGTAGTACTGCTCCCGGGGTACCGGATTTTCGACTTTTCAAAGCCATTACCCCGGACAAAGAACTTACGCTGACCGATATCGTTCTGCAAAATGGAGTAGGCAACGAAGGAGAGAATAAACAGGGTGGTGGAGGTGTATTGACCGATAACGGCGTAGCGCTAATGATGGTCCGCTGTGTCGTACGGAACTGCCTTATACCCCAGAATCGCCACGGCGGGGGAGTACAAGTAGTAGAAGGCAGAGGCACGTTTATCGACTGTGAATTCCAAAACAATGGTGCGCCCATTAATATACCAGACACTAGGGGAGGGGCTGTTAATATTGGGGATAACAGTAGCGGAAACCCAGATGATGTTACGTTTTTACGTTGCACATTCGTAGGCAATTCCGCTGAGCGGGGGGGAGGCGTTTTTTCTGCAGGAGCCGTAAATTTCACCAATTGTACATTCGATGCAAATACCGGTTATGGTGGTGATATTTATGGATATACTGGAAATGCTGATGTAATTGGATGTACCTTCAGAAATAACCCAGACGTCAATCTTTTTAGTTTCTTTAGTCCCTACCGTATAATCAACTCATTATTTATCGGGGCAACTTTCGGTGGGGGCAACACTACTTCGCTGGGCGGCAACGTAACCAATTACAACGGCGGTTATGTGTTTGATCAGAGCAGTGATAAGAACAACCAGGTCATCGTGTTGGGGGAGCTACAACAAAATAGCGGCGGGCTCGTCCGTACCTTTGCCCTCGGTGCGTGTAGTCCGGCCGTGAATGCCGGGATCAGTTCAACCACGCAATCCGGCATCACGTTACCAACGACCGATGCAAATAACCAGCCCCGCGTAGGCTTACCCGATGCTGGGTCTTATGAATTTCAATCGCCCGCCATCAGCGGGCTGGCCGCATTCTATTGTAAGGACGCCGCAGCCGTCACGCTGATGGGTACCCCCTCGGGCGGCGGCTTCACCATCGACAACCAGGCCGCTACTCAGCTTGACCCAGCCAGTCTTTCGGCTGGCAACCACACGGTCCGTTACACCGTCACCGAGAACAGCTGCACGGTTTTTACCGAGCAGAGCGTAGAAATCAAGCCGCTGCCCAACGCCAGCTTCACCGGCCTGGCCGGACCCTACTGCGCCGATGCGGCCTCCATCACCCTGAACCCCGCCACGCCGGGGGGTACCTTCTCCGGGCCGGGCGTCGCGGGCACCACCTTCACCCCCGCCAACGCCGGCAGCGGCGGCACGATCACCTACACAGTGACGGTCGACGGCTGTACCAGCACCAGCAGCCAGAACGTGACGGTCAATCCATTGCCCAACGCCAGCTTCGCCGGCCTGGCCGGACCCTACTGCGCCAATGCTAGCCCCGTCACCCTATTGCCCACCACACCGGGGGGTACCTTCTCCGGGCCCGGCATGTCGGGCAACACCTTCGCCCCCGCCAACGCCGGCAGCGGCGGCACGATCACCTACACCGTGACGGTCGACGGCTGCACCAGCACCAGCAGCCAGAACGTGACGGTCAAACCGCTGCCCAATACCAGCTTCTCCGGCCTGGCCAGCTCCTACTGCGCCGATGCGGCCGCCATCACCCTCACGCCCACCACGCCGGGGGGTACCTTCTCCGGGCCTGGCGTCGCGGATAATACCTTCACCCCGGCCAACGCCGGCAGCGGCGGCACGATCACTTACACCGTGACCGTCGACGGCTGCACCAGCACCAGCAGCCAGAACGTCACCGTGCGCCCGCCCATCAACCTGACCACCTCGCCCAACACCTCGGTCGTCTACGGCTACGGCAGCAGCTGCACCACCCTGACGGCCAGCGCCACCGGCGGCACGGGTACCCTGCGCCTGGCGTGGAGCAACGGAGCCACGGGCAACTCGACCCAAGTCTGCCCCACCCAGACGACGACCTACACCGTCACGGCCACCGACGCAGCGGGCTGCTCGGCCACCAAAATCATTACCGTGACGGTCAACGACGTGCGCTGCGGCTATGGGGGTGTGAAGATGTGCCAGGGTGGCCGGGAAACCTGCGTGGCGCAGTACCTGGTGCCCACCTACCTGCGCTTCGGCTACACGCTCGGCGGCTGCAACAGCAGCACCCCCGCCCGCATCGGCTACGAGCAGGCACAGGAGGTACCCCTGAGCCTGTCGCTGAAGGCTTACCCCAATCCCACACAGGACGCCCTAACGGTGGAGGTACTGGCTCCGGTGGCGGGGATGGCCACCTTCGAGCTGCTGGACGTGGCGGGGCGTGCGCGGCAGGTACGCCAGCAGGAACTTACCGAAGGGCACAACGAGGTGGAGTTTAGGCTGGGGAGTTTGCCAGCGGGCATCTACCTCATTCGGGCCGTGGACGCGATGAATCGGCAGGGGGTACTGAGAATCAGTAAGCAGTAG
- the dxs gene encoding 1-deoxy-D-xylulose-5-phosphate synthase yields the protein MLITPGKLLAGIDTPEDLRKLDRALLPQVCNELRQFIIDNVSVYGGHFGASLGVVELTVALHYVFNTPDDQLVWDVGHQAYGHKILTGRRDTFSTNRFYKGLSGFPKRAESDFDAFGVGHSSTSISAALGMAVASTLQGNRQRQHIAVIGDGAMTAGLAFEGMNHAGTADTNLLIVLNDNCMAIDPNVGALKAYLTDITTSHTYNKVRDEVWNLLGKMSKFGKSAQEIVSKVENTLKVGLLEQSNLFESLGLRYFGPIDGNDIEHVTDVLNDLKNIPGPKLLHCLTVKGKGYGPAEKDQTKWHAPGLFDKVTGEIKKKIYDTPQAPKYQDVFGHTIVELAEKNPKIVGITPAMPSGSSLNIMMKAMPDRAFDVGIAEQHAVTFSAGMATRGSVVYCNIYSTFMQRAYDQVVHDVCIQGLPVIFCLDRAGIAGADGPTHHGAYDIAYMRCVPNMIVSAPMNEQELRNLMYTAQLPKIQQGTHAFTIRYPRGQGVMPEWRTSLEEIEVGKGRKIRDGSEIAILTLGHVGNYAVEACETLLKQDISAAHYDLRFAKPLDEAMLHEVFQKYDRILTVEDGCLQGGVGSAILEFMVDHGYTARIKRLGIPDRVIEHGEPHELHHECGFDTEGIVRTVQEMIAVEVRLTGMRLSLDL from the coding sequence ATGCTGATTACTCCCGGAAAATTACTGGCTGGCATCGATACCCCCGAAGATTTGCGCAAGCTGGACCGTGCGCTACTTCCGCAAGTTTGTAATGAACTACGCCAATTTATCATTGACAATGTGTCGGTTTACGGCGGACATTTTGGAGCCAGCCTGGGGGTAGTTGAGCTTACCGTTGCGCTGCATTATGTCTTCAATACCCCCGATGACCAGCTAGTATGGGATGTAGGCCACCAGGCGTACGGCCATAAGATCCTGACCGGACGGCGCGATACGTTTTCCACCAACCGCTTCTATAAGGGCCTTTCGGGCTTCCCGAAGCGGGCCGAGAGTGATTTTGATGCCTTTGGCGTCGGCCATTCTTCCACTTCCATTTCGGCCGCTCTGGGGATGGCTGTAGCTTCTACCCTGCAGGGCAACCGGCAACGGCAGCACATTGCCGTGATTGGCGATGGTGCCATGACCGCCGGGCTGGCTTTTGAGGGAATGAATCATGCCGGTACGGCCGACACCAATCTGCTGATTGTCCTGAACGATAATTGCATGGCCATCGACCCCAACGTGGGGGCATTGAAGGCGTACCTTACGGATATTACTACCTCCCACACCTACAACAAGGTACGCGACGAGGTTTGGAATCTGCTGGGAAAAATGAGTAAGTTCGGCAAAAGTGCGCAGGAGATCGTTTCCAAGGTCGAGAATACGCTTAAGGTAGGTCTCTTGGAGCAAAGTAATCTTTTCGAATCCCTGGGCCTAAGGTACTTCGGTCCCATCGATGGCAATGATATTGAGCATGTGACGGACGTGCTCAACGACCTCAAAAATATTCCCGGCCCCAAACTTCTCCATTGTCTGACCGTAAAAGGCAAAGGGTACGGCCCCGCTGAAAAAGACCAGACCAAGTGGCACGCGCCCGGCCTGTTCGATAAAGTAACGGGCGAAATCAAGAAGAAAATCTACGACACGCCCCAAGCACCCAAGTACCAGGATGTGTTCGGGCACACGATTGTGGAATTGGCTGAGAAGAATCCGAAAATCGTAGGTATTACACCCGCCATGCCTTCAGGATCATCGCTCAATATCATGATGAAGGCCATGCCCGACCGGGCCTTCGATGTCGGTATTGCCGAGCAACATGCCGTGACGTTCTCGGCGGGAATGGCCACGCGTGGCAGTGTGGTGTACTGCAATATTTACTCCACCTTCATGCAGCGGGCTTACGATCAGGTCGTGCACGATGTGTGCATCCAGGGCCTGCCCGTCATTTTCTGTCTCGACCGGGCGGGCATCGCCGGAGCCGATGGGCCTACCCATCATGGCGCCTACGACATCGCCTACATGCGCTGTGTTCCCAACATGATCGTGTCGGCTCCCATGAACGAGCAGGAACTACGAAATCTGATGTATACAGCCCAGCTACCTAAAATCCAGCAAGGTACCCACGCCTTTACGATCCGCTACCCGCGTGGACAGGGTGTGATGCCCGAATGGCGCACATCCCTGGAAGAGATCGAAGTAGGCAAAGGCCGTAAAATCCGGGATGGCAGCGAGATAGCCATTCTAACGCTGGGCCATGTAGGCAACTATGCTGTAGAGGCCTGTGAAACCTTACTGAAACAAGATATTTCTGCCGCCCATTACGACCTGCGCTTTGCCAAGCCGCTCGATGAGGCTATGTTGCACGAAGTATTTCAAAAGTATGACCGCATCCTGACCGTGGAAGATGGCTGCCTGCAAGGTGGTGTGGGTAGTGCCATCCTTGAATTCATGGTCGACCATGGCTATACCGCCCGTATCAAGAGGCTTGGCATCCCCGACCGTGTCATTGAGCACGGTGAACCCCACGAACTGCATCACGAGTGTGGCTTTGACACCGAAGGTATCGTACGGACTGTCCAGGAAATGATAGCGGTGGAGGTACGACTTACCGGGATGCGGCTTTCTCTGGATTTGTAG
- a CDS encoding tetratricopeptide repeat protein: MIRYRIILLTTLASLLLSSGGMAQAFLQQIDTAAPDDRVLHLLHYYDTCRAFRDHSAYAIGILRRVNEIGERKHDERLLQYARYLDEARQWDSIPEAHRVDFLLTLARRATDEGDEQTAAIARHTAGQMLFETGEYGKAFEYLLAANKAFRKIGYSRVPPIGRYLYELASDYYHFNEYEKAIQLLKEASRYPSYNAKTAIQTRNTLGMAYTWLAATRDSALYVQAERSYQRARQVAGYYGDSLWVGIATGNLANVYENQHQWAKALQSYLTSYRIGLKFGGQSFSPSSEAISIAGLYLRLGRPDSCLHYLRRSLILTRLVPGSGNRFENEYFQKNYYDAARRYYWAIGDARQAYAYFDSLSVVEKRISKRQKTDQISMVQKKLLIQKHQSEVEGLEARQQAQQRQFWIVAILLALLAGLFIRLYYLSRLRRRQERVIGAEKEKSLRLEKQIVETELQRAQADLSGYIENLRQKEALIDSITAQLERLTPASVETNESRSLLATRQNLIDSSLLTNDDWDEFRRRFERVHPGFFWQLKTYFSDISPAEERLLALSRLHLDTRQMSRMLGISPHSIRMTRYRLRKKIGAEAHELLSEFLGESAEDSVTS, translated from the coding sequence ATGATAAGGTACAGGATTATTCTTTTGACCACACTAGCCAGTCTGCTGCTCTCGTCAGGTGGAATGGCTCAGGCCTTTCTCCAGCAAATCGATACCGCGGCTCCCGACGACCGCGTCCTGCACTTACTCCACTACTACGACACCTGCCGGGCTTTCCGCGACCACTCCGCCTATGCCATCGGGATACTGCGGCGGGTCAATGAAATCGGAGAACGGAAACACGATGAACGGCTGCTCCAATACGCGCGGTACCTGGACGAAGCGCGCCAATGGGACAGCATTCCCGAAGCTCACCGCGTGGATTTCCTGCTCACCCTGGCACGACGGGCTACGGATGAAGGAGACGAACAGACTGCCGCCATCGCCCGGCACACCGCCGGTCAAATGCTCTTCGAAACCGGAGAATATGGAAAGGCCTTTGAGTACTTGCTGGCGGCCAATAAGGCTTTCAGGAAAATCGGCTATAGTCGGGTACCGCCCATTGGCCGGTACCTGTATGAGCTGGCTTCCGACTACTACCATTTCAACGAATATGAAAAGGCTATCCAACTGCTGAAAGAAGCCTCCCGCTACCCGTCTTATAATGCCAAAACGGCCATTCAGACGCGTAATACCCTGGGCATGGCCTATACCTGGCTGGCCGCTACCCGGGATTCGGCCCTCTATGTACAGGCTGAACGCAGTTACCAGCGAGCCCGGCAAGTAGCCGGATATTACGGTGACTCGCTCTGGGTGGGTATCGCCACCGGAAACCTGGCCAATGTGTACGAAAATCAGCACCAATGGGCCAAAGCCCTGCAATCCTACCTCACCAGCTACCGGATCGGACTAAAATTCGGCGGGCAGAGTTTTTCTCCCAGTAGCGAGGCTATCAGCATTGCCGGCCTGTACCTCCGGCTTGGCCGACCCGATAGCTGCCTGCACTACCTGCGGCGTTCACTGATCCTGACACGACTGGTTCCCGGCAGTGGCAATCGCTTTGAAAATGAGTATTTTCAGAAAAATTACTACGATGCAGCCCGTAGGTACTATTGGGCCATCGGCGATGCGCGCCAGGCGTATGCCTACTTCGACAGCCTGTCGGTTGTGGAGAAGCGCATCAGCAAGCGCCAGAAAACCGACCAGATTTCGATGGTGCAGAAGAAATTACTGATTCAGAAGCACCAGTCGGAAGTAGAAGGGCTCGAAGCCAGACAGCAAGCCCAGCAAAGGCAGTTCTGGATCGTGGCGATCCTGCTGGCCCTGCTGGCCGGGCTGTTTATACGGTTGTACTACCTGAGCCGTCTCCGCCGCCGGCAGGAGCGAGTTATTGGGGCTGAAAAGGAGAAATCGCTGCGGCTGGAAAAGCAAATCGTGGAAACGGAACTTCAACGAGCCCAGGCCGACCTGTCGGGCTATATAGAAAACCTGCGCCAGAAAGAAGCCCTGATCGACTCCATCACTGCTCAGCTGGAGCGTCTCACCCCAGCGTCTGTTGAAACCAATGAATCACGCTCCCTGCTGGCTACCCGACAAAATCTGATTGATTCGAGCCTGCTGACCAACGACGACTGGGACGAGTTCCGTCGGCGATTCGAGCGGGTGCATCCGGGTTTTTTCTGGCAACTAAAAACGTACTTCTCCGACATCAGCCCCGCCGAAGAGCGGCTATTGGCCCTCTCCCGGCTTCACCTCGACACCCGGCAGATGAGCCGGATGCTGGGCATCTCGCCCCATTCCATCCGCATGACCCGTTACCGACTGCGCAAGAAAATCGGGGCCGAGGCGCATGAACTTCTCTCTGAATTTCTCGGTGAGTCTGCGGAAGATTCCGTAACCAGCTGA